CTATGACCATACACAATCTGGCAAAGCCAGACTGCCAAAGGAGTTGGGCTGGCTATTTTAAAACTGCAAATGCATAGTTACATATAATAAGCGATATCCGCAATAACATTTCTTGATGTTGCGATTATGTTTCGTGTATTATTTACGATGTCACAGAACAAATGGCTGCTGTAGTGTGGGAACTTTGTACAGAAAAGTATTGGGCGAAccgtgtttccctatgatatcGTTTATAAATTCAAAAAgggcgaaggtgaggcatatagtatataatgcaatacaaataagcctgtTTGTGTATGAATTTAAAATTCTGGTCTGCTTTCCTTGCAGGAGCATGTTTTGCACTGTCATGGTACGTGTACTACTTCATACCTTGGCCATTTTGTCAAATATGATATCAAATTTTGTCATTGCAGATATCGTCCATTATTTTGTTTCTAAAAAAGGTATACTACTAAACAAGTCTACACACAAGCAACgctaaagattttttttgtgagaaaacaGAATGACCTACTGATCACACATAACAACTCACTTTAACTGGTCTATCTCATTCTCTAAGAATTTTATGTATGGTTTCTTGGTGGTACCAGAATTGGTGAAAGCATCATAACAACCTTTTATCTGTTGAATTTGATTTCGCTCctacacaacacaatacacCAGGTATCACCAGGCTGGTCTTCAAACCTGTTGTTCTGCTTTGCTAAGTCTGATAGACAGAGCCTCAACTTCAGCTTTGCTCTGTGATAAGGCTTTGTTCAAGCTTCTAACATATGCAGCATCAGCTATTTCACCGCTGTATCGGCACAGCAGTGACATCAGTTCCACCTTGATGTGGCAGTTAAACTTATTATCACCAGCTTGTGGTTAACTATACCTTGTGCTTTTTGATTTGCTGTCTTGCCACCTGATAAGCCTTCTCCAGTGAACTGTATTTTGCTTCAAAACTGATCAGTTTACGTTCTGCAGCTATTCTTTTATCTTCCACCTGACACACATATTATGTTTCAACATTCATTAACAGTATAGGCATAGGTACCTCAGCAAACAGGGAGTTTCCACTCTCAGCCCTTTCATCACTATCCAATTCCATTTTAAGGTTTTGAATCTCAGCCCTTAGTTCGTTTGTTTCTTCTTGTGCAGCctaagtaataattatttactataattatgcagtGCTGAATAGTATGGAGTTCTGTGAGGTATTATAGTACCAATAAGTATCCAATTTAGTAAATCTTCTAGAAACTGTAGTTATATCTAGGGGCATAAGAGACAACCAAACTGTTTTCTCATATAAATCTGGTGGATATCTGGAAAGTTGGGAGGGGCAAAGAACCAAACTAAATCCCTCCAACTCCTTCATCCAATACTAAGCTATTTTGCCAAAGATCTAGTTTGCCATAAGTTTTCTTCCACCAAATTTTTCTAATAATACGATTTGTGCGAGAGGGATAAATTAGAGGGAGTATTTTCTGCAATAAAATCAACTAACCCGCAAAGATTGGTACCATTCACTGGCTTGCTGTGTTCGTTCATCAACATCCTCCGTTAGTGAAATTATCTTGGACTCCATCGATTCTTTTTCAAATGTCAGGACCTTCACTGCAGTCTGTGAATCAAGTAAGCTCATTTCCATCATTTTAGTCTTCTGTTCCAATTCCCCGATGTATTGTGTCATCTGTGTTACATCCTCATGTGCGTCTGTTGTGCCTTCAGAACACATGTGCAGTTTGTCAGTTAGTTCTTCAATATAGTCAGCTTGCTGAGCAGTTTTTTCTAAGTGGTTTTTTACTTCCAACTGTAACTTGTCAATTTGTGCATTGATATCTGTCTTTTCACTGACCAGAGCTTTCACTTGCTTAGCATGTTGATCTTCCAATTGTTGTAACTTCAACGCGGACTTTTTCTGCTGTTCTTCCAGCACAGCTTCGTTTTCTTGTACTAGATTTTCGTTCAGTTTTAACTGCATCTCTAACTTATGGCGCAAGCTGTAATTCTCTTGTAAGCCATCCTAACAAAATGAAATAACGAATGGACACGCTCATGACGCTTTCTACATACGACTCACTTCGATTTGCTTTGTGTATTCTTTTCTTTGCATTTCCATTTGTTCTCTCAACGTTTCTTGCTCTTCTAGTAAATGTTTTCCTATCTCAGCCGACTTTATGAGCTTTCGCTGAAGTTCATCTATCAAAATACGATCTGGATTTAAACTTGAGTCGTCCATCCTTTCCCTTTTCCGAGATTCGCTCTGCTATATCACTCAACAGAGGATTTGAAATTCCCGGTTACCGTATGAAATAGAACTCTAATTACTCGAAGTGATTTATCATAAATAATCAatataatttctataattatacgTACCTGGCTTACAACCTATTATATAATGGTGGTCGGTTCATTAAACATAAAACTATAAAATTTAGCTATAAAGTGTCAGCTTGAGCTTCTATCAAGCTCCCTAGTAAGGAGGATGATCATAAGGGTTATGATGTGTTGTTGGCACACCAGGTTGTGGTAGTGATGAAACTTCTTGATAAGTTGGTGGCAAAGATGGCAACATGGCAGTGGAACTGCTTGCAGCGTAGCTTGATGACTGGCCAGTCTGTCCAGTTGGGAGTGGAGGTTGAAGTTGTGGAATAACTAGTGGCTCCAAAGAATACAGATCTTCTTCTTCTGAGTGGCCAAGCTGTAAATAAGAAGGTCCCTGAAATATTGCAGCAGGCTGAACATGAGGGCTATAACCAGCCACATGGAGTTGATGTGGTTGTATGTTTGTAGGATTTTCATATATCCAAGCTTCATGACGTTCATCCTCTTCACTTCTTTGAGAGTACTGTACTTGGTACTGCGGTGGTAAGGGTTTTCTTGGAGCAGCCTGTTTTCCTTTACTATGAGGCTCTTGTGAGGTCTGAGAAACATCACTTTGAGGAGTGGCACTGGAAGTTGTTGCTGAAGCTCCCTTCCCTTCCTGGTAAAAATCTACAGTAAAAACAATATCGCTATTAAATAAGTCTATTGCAGATGTTGAAATCAATAACCTGAGTATGTTATTTTGGGTAGGAAAGTTAAAGGTACATGCACTTTATTCCTAAGCCTATGAAATTTGAGTAGCTACCATGCAAACAAAACCTTGGAGACAGCAAAATGTTGCTCTTGAAAAGAAACAGTAAAGAtcacacaacaaaacacatgACGTATACTTTACCAACTATATTTGTATCAAAGGGGATGTTCTTTGGCCAGAATGATGGTGGTTCTATGGCAATCGTTGAAGACTCTTCTAATCTTTTCTTATCCTTTCTTCTTGCCTTGGCACGCTTGTTCTGAAACCAAACCTGCAACACAACAATACTATGGCACAATATATACTTATTACTCACTTGCACCTGAATTTCACTTAGTCCTAGCTTTTCGGAAAGTTCTTGCCTGGCTTTCATATCAGGATACTTCTCTGCACTAAAAGCTGCCTCCATGGTGCTCAGTTGACGAGGAGTAAATCGAGTGCGGTGCCTTTTGCCACCTGCTCTGTCAGAAGAGTCACTATCAGCAAGGGAACTAGAACTCCCTTGAGCTGAGACAGGCAGTTGCATAATTCTTGATATCTCCTCTACAAGAACAAAACATTATTTTACTGattaaactatacacattataaaCATGtagcataatatgtgaccgtctcagcaaaaatccaacctgttcgcacaagcatgtgtattgagaaaaacaaatttaaaaataattcgtaaaattatgcatgttacAAGAAAAGTATGCAAATTTTTATCGGGCCAatactcgaagaaggaagactcaaatctaTACAgtatcttattcgcctgcttaTGTAGAatgagtttgaaaatctttgtttcgtttctgtagctccaACGGTATGTGTGTCACGTACctttgtttacaatgcggtaaatgtaaacaagattgtcatcatttcttctactaaactgccttcatatccatatatgcaagtgactacagggctaacactataccttggctgatgtgctaatccatggtgaatattttaagccaaattgcaacattgtagactaatgcaaatggaagttatggaagttatggctgtcaATTGTGCAATACAAAACCATTTCAATATATTTTTGCAATAATATATGGTTTTTATTTCTTGTAAAAATGATGCAACAAACCACTTTGAGAGCATTTGCTTTCCAAATGACAGAAATTTGAACCTTAATATTACTTGGTGGGAAATATTTAAATCCATGatcaggacacatgatagtgtatcatgtggccaagtacaaCTAGTGCGGATACATGACAGAAAAATGtgcattttacaggaaccaagaaaacgctGTTTTCACGCATTCGTAGCACAATAGTGCCTGAACAGTAATTAACCAGTTTTACCGCAGAAACGTCCTTGGGAtagggcacctcctattccaaatttgagttgaatctaccagccatcactgagatatgtgccttcaaagttcgtctcattttctttgtatttttcttattttgcacactttagaaaaatttcAATAACTCATGCGTGCTGTAGttgattgacttcaaatttgggGGGCAGTAAGAAtataatgcagcacatttacaggAATTTTGTACAGATCGAACTTAGAACAACCGAATTATGTGCGATTTTGAAAATtgtaaaagtgatttgtttttgccacgcctacagggtaatctgctcAACGAAATAACTTGAAATCATTCTGTACATGAAGTTTCTAttatagtgcaaaccttttgtggtttgaaagtactgagagtattaacTAAGGGTATGTAAAGCAAAACCAAATATGTGAAAAAACcgcaatcgagatactctaatagatcagtcactgagaagtaaaaaACGTGTGCAAAAAATTTCTCCAAGTTTCGAACCAGGGGATCTCCACACCTGTACATTTACCCACTttgtcactgctgtcagttgctcacttCACACTTAATTTCTGGAAACCTCATAAATAAAAGTTCTGGTTTAGCTcactagaatgataactcatagatctatcagtggaaattctagaacattatatgtgacccagtctgagaaaaccggtcttattgcccatgtcaatagaatcgatttttcacccagggcacaaagctacatgaataaactatctaattccacaatcaaatcaactagacttgagtagggctgagcgatactgccattttagtatcacgatcaatactaaagccactattcacgatactgaatagttcacgatacttacaaataagtcaatcatagctggtgctacatagcatattgctcagcattcctgcaggaagtccttatactgtaggtgatagcaaactagccactatcatcattgtttacagtaacagttattgtaacacatgctttgaggttgttatggtgttcacacctctctgaagggggaaaccagatgggtggacttaatcatttacaaggattcttagcctatagtatgttcacgttgagctgaaccctcaaaaacatttaataactcatggatgcaattacacatgatcctgaaatttggctcatttgtagtactgcttgacccgctaaaaatatttcaaaatctttttgttcaaatgtttgacataatatttatggccaatcaaaattttcacaaaacatttcctatggggaagccatataattacagtgtccattacagccctttacagaacttgtaatggagccaaactgtacgtgtctgttgttgacacctttgctgttaccaataatcatctggttggctgaaatgttaactctgttgagaaaaaatccacttttaatttttagccattttttaggattcagctcaacgtgaacatactatagtactgcataacaaatggattttcaatgacaataatgtacaggcatggtatcacgatagttaataacaaaatatcgcgatatatcgctaaaacggtagtatcgctcagccctaaacttgagtggtctggttttgctggctgcttttccccaagcccagtggcgatccatatgtgcggtgtggggccttaatggagctctggtcagcctggggatgactgtatgtggctgtacagctctgtggtgttgaataagtacctctgctatgAATTTCCTTTAATTTTAGCCAAtgttgagacctgaatggcccaaaacttggcctaattcatccctatgccttccttttcaatttttgaacaccctCTTGCCcgccgcctcccaccccttttgcagctcacctgatacagtcacctcggtttaaaaactatctaaaatggcaggaaacttagttcttggttacttgcacagtggatgctctggaaggtaaggaattggtgcaaaacgtgtgaaaatttggtgcacatagcttcaaccattggcgagctacaacgcACTAAATAcgtaaaaccgacgtttctcgatacttttaaataggcgataagaccggttttcccagactgggtcacatatatgtgttGTAATGAAGTGGTCAGAaaaaaatgtgtgttctattagagtactacaaaaattatgaaaatagcaAGTGTCTTGCAGCCGTGTGGGTGGGCGACATACTCATTTTAAGGAAacagaaaatgccattttcatgtatccgtagctccatagtgcttgaacggtacaattaaccatttctgctgtggaagcttcctcagggtagggcatctcccattcctagTTTGAGTCAAATCTACCCAGCTATAATTGGGATACACGCCCCTTTAAAAATTtcttatttcagttctttgtaaatatatatatatataagccaCGCAGTCtttgtaaatatatatatataagccaCGCAGTCTTTGTAGTAAAGGGggaaaagttaaaaggaagtaccaaggccaaccataggctggctttggaacttgcaattacaaaaagaagtgatattcaCACAAAACAGTCCAACTGTGAAAACAGGAgcagccttaaaaatcctgggtgaaaaaagttgtgaaatcaaaggtggcggccaacaaatggttgcaatgatgttaatactaataattttttaacaatgcacagccatt
The Dysidea avara chromosome 7, odDysAvar1.4, whole genome shotgun sequence genome window above contains:
- the LOC136259923 gene encoding protein Spindly-like, giving the protein MDDSSLNPDRILIDELQRKLIKSAEIGKHLLEEQETLREQMEMQRKEYTKQIEDGLQENYSLRHKLEMQLKLNENLVQENEAVLEEQQKKSALKLQQLEDQHAKQVKALVSEKTDINAQIDKLQLEVKNHLEKTAQQADYIEELTDKLHMCSEGTTDAHEDVTQMTQYIGELEQKTKMMEMSLLDSQTAVKVLTFEKESMESKIISLTEDVDERTQQASEWYQSLRAAQEETNELRAEIQNLKMELDSDERAESGNSLFAEVEDKRIAAERKLISFEAKYSSLEKAYQVARQQIKKHKVELMSLLCRYSGEIADAAYVRSLNKALSQSKAEVEALSIRLSKAEQQERNQIQQIKGCYDAFTNSGTTKKPYIKFLENEIDQLKNEKVSMAKELEKKRKQLIIENDNLQETKFQLRSSEQRCLKLTCDLSKCKQKTDEVEEKLRKEVAVHKDLELQIQLLEERLAARKAGKKGRRSLNPSVSAPSAVVQVEEKEKEVPKFEEVCSSKAPTLSAEEATEQFIAELKHEINLKKMSAVSKGTENVVVDQKDPLTGAVSQFERKPLSQHNSGGRPTNKVISVADNKVNQCPQQ
- the LOC136259944 gene encoding homeobox protein vent1-like, with amino-acid sequence MVLIFEMSTERKSEKDDRTEEISRIMQLPVSAQGSSSSLADSDSSDRAGGKRHRTRFTPRQLSTMEAAFSAEKYPDMKARQELSEKLGLSEIQVQVWFQNKRAKARRKDKKRLEESSTIAIEPPSFWPKNIPFDTNIVDFYQEGKGASATTSSATPQSDVSQTSQEPHSKGKQAAPRKPLPPQYQVQYSQRSEEDERHEAWIYENPTNIQPHQLHVAGYSPHVQPAAIFQGPSYLQLGHSEEEDLYSLEPLVIPQLQPPLPTGQTGQSSSYAASSSTAMLPSLPPTYQEVSSLPQPGVPTTHHNPYDHPPY